The DNA region TGACAAAATTCTATATTTATCTTACTTTAAAAAATAAATTATAATTAGTTTAGGAATAAAAATTAATGTATATAGAAAGTGATATCATACGAGGTCATATAGATGCTGTTGTTTTGCATTTTTTGAAAGATAATGATTCATATGGTTATGAGCTTTCTAAATTAATTACTGATAAAACTAATGGAGAATATGAGATTAATGGCCAGACTTTATACAGTGCTATAAGAAGACTTGAAGGCAAAAAGTTAATAGAAAGTTATTGGGGAGATGAAAGTCAGGGAGGAAGAAGAAAATATTATAAAATTACTGAAGAAGGCAGAAAGTTTTTAGATGAAGAGAGAGAAATATGGCTGTTTACTAAAAAGATAATAGATAAACTTCTTGATATTGAATAAATGTTTTTATATAGAGATAAAATATTATGATAGATGATTTTTGTAATGAATTAAAAAATAAATATCCTAATACTCAAAAAATTAGAGACCAAATTGAAGAGCTTAGAAATTATTTATACATGAAAAGTGAAGAATATATAGATGAAAGCGAAGATGAGGCTTTTAAAAAGGCACTTAAATCTTTTGGCGATGTGGACTCACTTCTTGAAGAATTATCAAAGGATGCAAAAATTATTAATAAATCTAAATTATATTTATTTGCTGGAATTATTGATATTTTTATTGTGGCTTTTTTAAGTTTATTATTATGCTTTATATCTTTAAAAAACAATAATATATCATTTTTCTCTTATATAAATAATTCATTAATTCCAAGTATATTTTTTATTGTTTCTGGAATTGTTGTTATTTTTTTAACTACAGTTATACAGTTTATTAATATGCGTAATATATACGAAACTTTTGAATATACTTATAATGATTATAAAATAAATTTAAAATATTCTATAATAGGTTTTTTAATTATATCTATAGCAGTATTTATATTTAATATGTTTTTTACTCCGCATCATATTTGGTTTGTATTTGTTATTATATACTTTTTATCTTGGCCTTTGACTGTATTTTTCTTTTATAGATTTTTTAAAAATTCTGATAAAAATATTAACAGGAAATAATGATGAATATTAATGAGTTTTATAAAAATATTAAAAAGAAATACCCTAATACTAAAGAAGTCCTTGAGCAATTAGATGAAATAAAAGATATGCTTAATTCTAAAGTTCAGCATTATGTAAAAAATGGAATGAAATATGAAGAAGCTTGCAGTAAATCTATAGATGAGCTTGGCAATATTGATGAAGTTTTTGAAGATATAAGCAAAGATGCAAAAATTGTACATAATTTATATATAAAAATATTAACAGTTTTAATATCATCTTTTTCTACAGCTATTTTAGCTTTTACTTTTGGTGTGATTATAGATAGTTTAACTTTTTTTAATGAAACTACTAAAATAGGTTATAAACTTACTATGCCTTATTTTTATTTGGTATTATTTATTTATATAGTTATTTATTCTTTTTGGAATTTCTCTGATAATATAAAACCTAAAATAAGAAAGTATAGTTATGATATATATAAAATTAATTTAAAAAACTCTATTATTGCTGTTGTAATTTATTCTGTGATAATGATTATTGTAAATGTCATCACATATAAATATAATAATTATTTGTGGTTTATGTGGCCTTTTGTTGGTATATTAAATTGGACTATTTCTATAATTGCAGATTATTATTTATTTAGAAGCAGTATATTTGAATATAAGAAATAAAAAATATTGATATTTTATACAAAGTATATTGACAGACATAATACTTTTGTTATAATATTAATATAGTTGAATATATGTGAGTTGCGTTTTATGAAGAAATTACTATTAATATTTTTTATATTGTCAAGTTTCCTTTTTGCTCAGAATGATTTTGTAAACTCAGGTTTTCATTATAGTTATAATTATTTTGGATTTCCATTTTCTGTTGATTTAGGATATGCGTATAAAAAGAATTCACATTTTGTATATGTTCCGCGTGTAGGAATAAGTTTTGACTATGGTGCAGAATCATCATTTGGAATATTTGCCAATCTTGGAATGGAATACAGATACAGAAGATTTTTTATAGATTTAAATTACAAACAAGGAATAACTCCTCCATTTGCTACGTTTAATTATAAAGATTTAGAATATTACGGCCAACTCAAATTAGGCTATTCTTTTGATAATGTAAGTATTTATTATGGAATGAATATAGGCAAAATATTAACTTCTGAAAGAGAGGTTTATAGATTAAGTTCTATATTTAAGATTAATCAAAATATTGGTTTAAGTTCTACATTTGTAGATGACGGAGTTAATAAATTAAAGTTTAATGCTGGAGTGGGTGCGAGCATTATACCTAATGAAAAGCAGTATTCTTATAATGTTTCAGCT from Brachyspira pilosicoli P43/6/78 includes:
- a CDS encoding PadR family transcriptional regulator; the encoded protein is MYIESDIIRGHIDAVVLHFLKDNDSYGYELSKLITDKTNGEYEINGQTLYSAIRRLEGKKLIESYWGDESQGGRRKYYKITEEGRKFLDEEREIWLFTKKIIDKLLDIE
- a CDS encoding permease prefix domain 1-containing protein, whose amino-acid sequence is MNINEFYKNIKKKYPNTKEVLEQLDEIKDMLNSKVQHYVKNGMKYEEACSKSIDELGNIDEVFEDISKDAKIVHNLYIKILTVLISSFSTAILAFTFGVIIDSLTFFNETTKIGYKLTMPYFYLVLFIYIVIYSFWNFSDNIKPKIRKYSYDIYKINLKNSIIAVVIYSVIMIIVNVITYKYNNYLWFMWPFVGILNWTISIIADYYLFRSSIFEYKK
- a CDS encoding permease prefix domain 1-containing protein, whose product is MIDDFCNELKNKYPNTQKIRDQIEELRNYLYMKSEEYIDESEDEAFKKALKSFGDVDSLLEELSKDAKIINKSKLYLFAGIIDIFIVAFLSLLLCFISLKNNNISFFSYINNSLIPSIFFIVSGIVVIFLTTVIQFINMRNIYETFEYTYNDYKINLKYSIIGFLIISIAVFIFNMFFTPHHIWFVFVIIYFLSWPLTVFFFYRFFKNSDKNINRK